Proteins encoded in a region of the Clostridium beijerinckii genome:
- a CDS encoding response regulator, with amino-acid sequence MIKTMIVEDDPMVRQINSKFLKKIEGFSLEKAVANLSEAKEFLMQKQVDLILLDIFLPNENGIDLLKWLRQNEILSDVILITADKSVERVKDAFRYGVVDYLIKPFTFERFNESLNIFRERLNSFENNQTMEQSDLDKFILSNKNKKTNGSETKPNLEKGLNKYTYNSIANELNNTKEEYVTTEDLSEKLGIAKVTVRKYLDYMSKQGELEKIIEYGKIGRPLYKYKIKGL; translated from the coding sequence ATGATTAAAACTATGATTGTTGAAGATGATCCGATGGTAAGACAAATTAATTCTAAGTTTTTGAAAAAAATAGAGGGATTTTCACTGGAAAAAGCGGTTGCAAACCTTTCTGAAGCAAAAGAATTTTTGATGCAGAAGCAGGTGGATTTAATTTTATTAGATATTTTTCTTCCTAATGAAAATGGCATAGATTTGCTAAAGTGGTTAAGGCAAAATGAAATATTATCTGATGTTATATTAATTACTGCTGATAAGAGTGTAGAAAGAGTAAAGGATGCTTTTAGATATGGTGTTGTAGACTATTTGATAAAACCCTTTACATTTGAAAGGTTTAACGAATCTCTAAATATTTTTAGAGAAAGATTAAATAGCTTTGAAAATAACCAGACTATGGAACAAAGTGATTTAGATAAGTTTATTTTGAGTAATAAAAATAAGAAAACAAACGGTAGTGAAACAAAACCAAATCTAGAAAAGGGTTTGAATAAGTATACTTATAATTCAATTGCTAATGAGCTTAATAATACTAAAGAAGAGTATGTTACTACTGAAGACTTATCAGAAAAGCTAGGCATTGCAAAAGTTACTGTAAGGAAATACCTTGACTATATGAGCAAACAAGGCGAACTAGAGAAAATCATAGAGTATGGAAAGATTGGAAGGCCATTGTATAAATATAAAATAAAAGGTCTATAA
- a CDS encoding ATP-binding protein yields the protein MKLKGKIISLVIAILVISIGSITILSFIEMKKLLRDQIDKNMLNIADSFASTYEVKEYLKGNKAIPIDLLNSEIEKARIKTNVEFIVIMDMNGIRYSHPDKSKIGERFAGGDEDRVLNTGEQYISTGSGTLGVSVRAFAPIYDDSNKQIGAVAVGMLYNKFDNEVYTKMYKFIPIILMGLILGISGAIVLSYNIKKSIFGLEPEEIALALKQKETVIENIKEGIIALDNNGCITLFNGQASKILHLKENDIGKPITDFTYESMALKVLNSGKSMTNIEIKVRPGVNVMCKYSIIRGFKKQILGLVVTFEDLSEVRKMAEELTGIKKMAWSLRAQNHEFMNKLHTISGLIQLEEYDEVIKFVNVIVESKKNITTIISDKIKNVSLAALILSKYSKCEEARINLIIDDNSRVIKLPQYMTSEELGSVVGNLIENSIDAVKNDGSGEIYMKIFEEDDQMKIMVKDNGCGIPENIRNSIYNIGITSKEGERGFGMYIVKKIIDEAKGAIKFKVDDGTEWDISIPMRRS from the coding sequence ATGAAGCTAAAAGGAAAAATAATATCTCTTGTAATAGCTATCCTTGTAATTTCAATTGGAAGTATAACAATACTTTCTTTTATCGAAATGAAAAAGTTATTAAGAGATCAAATAGATAAAAATATGTTGAATATAGCGGATTCATTTGCATCAACCTATGAAGTTAAAGAATATTTGAAAGGAAATAAGGCAATTCCGATTGATCTGTTAAATAGTGAGATAGAGAAGGCACGTATAAAGACAAATGTAGAGTTTATAGTAATTATGGATATGAATGGTATAAGATATTCTCACCCAGATAAAAGTAAAATAGGCGAAAGATTTGCTGGTGGAGATGAAGATAGGGTATTAAACACAGGAGAGCAATATATATCAACAGGAAGCGGTACACTTGGTGTTTCTGTAAGAGCATTTGCACCTATTTATGATGATAGTAATAAGCAGATAGGTGCAGTTGCTGTTGGTATGTTGTATAATAAATTTGATAACGAAGTCTATACGAAAATGTATAAATTTATTCCTATAATATTAATGGGATTAATATTGGGTATATCGGGAGCTATAGTTCTTTCTTATAATATAAAGAAGTCAATATTTGGACTTGAACCAGAAGAAATAGCCTTGGCTTTAAAGCAAAAAGAAACTGTAATTGAAAATATAAAGGAAGGTATAATAGCTTTAGATAATAATGGATGTATAACGCTATTTAATGGGCAAGCTAGTAAAATTTTGCATTTGAAAGAAAATGATATAGGGAAGCCGATTACTGATTTTACTTACGAAAGTATGGCTCTAAAAGTTTTAAACAGCGGGAAATCTATGACTAATATTGAAATAAAAGTTCGCCCTGGAGTAAACGTTATGTGTAAATACAGTATTATAAGAGGATTTAAAAAACAAATTCTTGGATTAGTTGTAACATTTGAAGATTTAAGTGAAGTTAGAAAAATGGCTGAGGAGTTAACTGGTATAAAGAAAATGGCATGGTCACTTAGAGCACAAAATCATGAATTTATGAATAAACTTCACACAATCTCAGGACTTATACAACTAGAAGAATATGATGAAGTAATTAAGTTTGTTAATGTAATAGTGGAAAGTAAAAAGAATATAACCACTATAATATCTGATAAAATAAAAAATGTATCTTTAGCAGCGTTAATACTATCTAAATACAGTAAGTGTGAAGAAGCTAGAATCAATTTGATAATAGATGATAACTCAAGAGTAATTAAATTACCACAATATATGACATCAGAAGAGTTAGGATCTGTTGTGGGAAATCTAATAGAAAATTCTATTGATGCAGTTAAAAATGATGGGTCTGGTGAAATATATATGAAAATCTTTGAGGAAGATGATCAAATGAAAATTATGGTGAAGGATAATGGCTGTGGGATACCAGAGAATATCAGAAATTCTATTTACAACATTGGAATCACAAGTAAAGAAGGGGAACGAGGATTTGGAATGTATATAGTGAAAAAGATCATTGATGAAGCTAAAGGAGCTATTAAATTTAAAGTTGATGATGGTACTGAATGGGATATATCTATACCTATGAGGAGGAGTTGA
- the buk gene encoding butyrate kinase translates to MSHKLLIINPGSTSTKIAVYEGEKEIFEETLRHSSEEIGKFKYVVDQQSFRTDVILKILEDNKINITEMDAIVGRGGLLKPIVSGTYSVNDNMLKDLKENVQGEHASNLGAIIANEIARSINKPAFIVDPVVVDEMEDIARLSGVPELPRKSIFHALNQKAVAKRYAQENMKNYEDINVIVAHMGGGVSVGAHKNGRIIDVNNALDGEGAFSPERSGGIPSGDLARMCFSGEYTLEEILKKITGKGGFVAYLDTNDGRIVRQLASEGDMKAKLVYEAMGYQVAKDIGAAAAVLCGKVDAIILTGGIAYEKMMVDIIKEKVEFIAPITVYPGEDEMLALAQGALRVLNGQEEVKEYK, encoded by the coding sequence GTGAGTCATAAATTATTAATTATAAATCCAGGTTCCACATCAACTAAAATAGCAGTATATGAAGGTGAAAAGGAAATTTTTGAGGAAACACTTAGACATTCATCAGAAGAGATAGGAAAGTTTAAGTACGTAGTTGATCAACAAAGCTTTAGAACAGATGTTATATTAAAAATACTAGAAGACAATAAAATAAATATAACTGAAATGGATGCAATAGTTGGAAGAGGTGGCCTTTTAAAGCCTATAGTTAGTGGTACCTACAGTGTAAACGATAATATGTTAAAAGATTTAAAAGAAAATGTTCAAGGAGAGCATGCATCTAATCTTGGTGCTATAATTGCCAATGAAATTGCTAGGTCTATTAATAAACCTGCTTTTATAGTAGATCCAGTAGTTGTAGATGAAATGGAAGATATAGCAAGACTTTCAGGAGTGCCAGAACTTCCAAGAAAAAGTATATTTCATGCATTAAATCAAAAGGCAGTGGCTAAGAGGTATGCGCAAGAAAATATGAAGAACTATGAAGATATAAATGTTATAGTTGCTCATATGGGAGGCGGTGTTTCGGTAGGCGCACATAAAAATGGAAGAATAATTGATGTAAATAATGCTCTTGATGGAGAAGGCGCATTTTCACCAGAAAGAAGTGGTGGTATACCATCTGGTGATTTAGCTAGAATGTGTTTTAGCGGGGAATATACTTTAGAAGAAATATTGAAGAAGATAACTGGAAAAGGCGGTTTTGTAGCATATCTTGATACAAACGATGGGAGAATAGTTAGACAGCTTGCATCAGAAGGAGATATGAAGGCAAAGTTAGTTTATGAAGCTATGGGATATCAAGTAGCAAAAGATATAGGTGCAGCAGCTGCGGTTTTATGCGGAAAAGTAGATGCGATAATTTTAACTGGAGGCATTGCCTACGAAAAAATGATGGTAGACATCATAAAAGAAAAAGTGGAATTTATTGCTCCAATAACTGTTTATCCAGGTGAAGATGAAATGCTTGCTTTAGCTCAAGGTGCACTAAGAGTTTTAAACGGGCAAGAAGAAGTTAAAGAATATAAATAG
- a CDS encoding 2-keto-3-deoxygluconate permease, whose product MQIPIKKTLDKIPGGMMLVPLFLGVLVNTFCPQFLKIGGYTTALFSSTASSTILACFMFLIGSQINFKLAPKALKKGALLISGKFIVGAGIGIIVGKVFGPAGVLGLSPLAILSALTNCNGGLYASLASQYGDETDVGAYALLSLKDGPFFTLVALGASGLAQIPFMSLVAVLIPIGIGMILGNADPDMRKFLGSSKLLLIPFFSFPLGAGMNLDTIVKAGGPGILLGVIAAFTGIGAYILLKLFREEPIIGLATGSTAGNAVATPAAVAAADPTLAAIATIATAQVAAACVVSAIVCPFIVSYVFKMLRANKEKKLSREAVVQ is encoded by the coding sequence ATGCAAATCCCAATTAAGAAAACACTCGATAAAATACCGGGTGGTATGATGCTTGTTCCACTTTTTTTAGGAGTACTAGTTAATACTTTTTGTCCGCAATTTCTTAAAATTGGTGGATATACAACAGCACTATTTAGTTCGACGGCATCATCAACAATTCTGGCTTGCTTTATGTTTTTAATTGGCTCGCAAATTAATTTCAAATTAGCACCTAAAGCACTAAAAAAAGGTGCACTATTAATATCTGGAAAATTTATAGTGGGTGCTGGTATCGGTATAATTGTAGGAAAAGTTTTTGGACCAGCTGGGGTATTAGGTTTATCACCACTAGCGATTCTTTCAGCACTAACAAATTGCAACGGTGGATTATATGCATCTCTAGCTTCACAATATGGCGATGAAACAGATGTAGGTGCTTATGCTTTATTATCTTTAAAAGATGGTCCATTTTTCACTTTGGTTGCATTAGGTGCATCGGGGCTTGCTCAAATTCCATTTATGTCGCTTGTTGCAGTGCTAATTCCAATAGGAATAGGAATGATTTTAGGAAATGCCGACCCTGATATGAGAAAATTTCTTGGAAGTAGTAAGTTGTTATTAATTCCATTCTTCTCATTCCCATTAGGTGCAGGAATGAATCTTGATACAATTGTAAAAGCTGGAGGTCCTGGTATATTATTAGGAGTGATAGCTGCCTTTACTGGAATAGGGGCATATATACTTTTAAAATTATTTAGAGAAGAACCTATAATTGGACTTGCAACAGGATCAACAGCGGGAAATGCAGTAGCCACACCAGCAGCTGTTGCAGCGGCAGATCCAACATTGGCTGCAATAGCAACAATAGCAACAGCACAAGTTGCAGCGGCATGCGTAGTATCTGCTATTGTTTGTCCATTCATTGTTTCTTATGTGTTTAAAATGCTCAGAGCAAATAAAGAAAAGAAATTGAGCAGAGAAGCAGTAGTACAATAA